AAGACCGCAAGATCAACCGGATGCCCCGCACATGCCGTGACAACGGTTTCAACGCGGAGGCCATCGCGGTCACATAAGAGGAGTGGCCGTTGGCAGAGAATATCGGACACCACGGCAATCAACGCGCCTATCGGCCCGCAGCCGACCACCAGCAACGGGTCATGGTTTTCGATCCGAATCCGGTCGAGAGCATGAAGTGCGACCGCCAGCGGCTCGGAAAGCGTTGCAATATCCAGCTCCATCGAGGGATCGCTGGCGTAGACCAGCCGCTCGGGGAGTGTCGTGAAATCAGCAAAGCCGCCGTCGATGCTTTCGCCGACAAACCCCAGATTGCTGCACAGATGATTGTTGCCTTGCAGGCAGTTGACGCATTTCGTGCAATAGTCTCTGGAATCGGCGACAACCTTGTCGCCGACCGACAGTCTTGTGACGCCTTCCCCGACCGCATCAACCGTCCCGGCGAACTCGTGACCGGCGATTGAGGGTCGACGGGAAATCCATTGACCTGTCTTGTAATTGTGAATGTCCGACCCGCAAATGCCTGCAAAGGCCACCTTGATCCGGACCTCTCCTCTGCCCGGCTCGGGTGCCGGATCAACATGCTCGAACCGTATGTCCAGAGGATCGTGAAGCCGCACCGATCGCATGCCAATCACCCTTCCAGGTAAGGGTCACGCATCTCCGACACGGCATTTTCGTGCGATGAAAAGCCCTCATAGCGTGCAAGCACTCTGGAATGCTTCGCCATTTCGGCATAGGCAGGACGGGTTACAAAGCCAACGGAACTGCACTTCACGAAATCATGCACCGACAAGGGACCGTAGGTACGCGCACCGCTGCTGGTCGGCAGTACCGCATTCGGTCCAAGTGCGAAGTTTCCAATGCAAACAGGGGTGTGCGGCCCCATCAGGATCTCCGCAGCTTCAGTAATGTGTCCCAGATGCTGAAAGGGCTCCTTCGACAGCAATTCAAGATGCTCGGGCGCGTAGTCGTTGATGAAACGGTAGCTCTCTTCCACGCCCGGTGTCAGTATGATGCCGCCGTTGTTGCCGCACAGCACCGCGCGTGAAAACCCGACCCGCAGGTCCGTCATTTTCGCCCAATGGTCCGGCAATGCCGCAAGCGCTTCTTCGGCAACCCGTTTCGAGTGGGTCACCAGATAGGCGGAGCTGTCAGGTCCGTGCTCGGCTTCGATCAACAGATCTAGCGCCGCAAGACCGCCATGTACCGTATCGTCCGCAAAGATGATCGCTTCCGAAGGGCCGGCAGGCAGGCCGGGATCAATGACGTTCGACAGCAATTGCTTGGCAGCCACGACCCAGGGGCTGCCCGGCCCCACGATCTTGTGCGCCGGCCGGACCGTTTCAGTCCCGAACGCCGCAGCCGCCACTGCTTGCG
This region of uncultured Roseibium sp. genomic DNA includes:
- a CDS encoding alcohol dehydrogenase catalytic domain-containing protein — its product is MRSVRLHDPLDIRFEHVDPAPEPGRGEVRIKVAFAGICGSDIHNYKTGQWISRRPSIAGHEFAGTVDAVGEGVTRLSVGDKVVADSRDYCTKCVNCLQGNNHLCSNLGFVGESIDGGFADFTTLPERLVYASDPSMELDIATLSEPLAVALHALDRIRIENHDPLLVVGCGPIGALIAVVSDILCQRPLLLCDRDGLRVETVVTACAGHPVDLAVFNQFESLPGKTVRHVIDTTGNVEVICSLAEKLSGSTLGMVGIGSGTFPFDPTGAVERELALVGCHAFKDQLPRAVQLLERHPDRFRPLVEHRISLEDTPAEYARICSGNATGIKTLIDVSNAGAPGAH
- the hisD gene encoding histidinol dehydrogenase; this translates as MSQVSFHELSNVSSEAYQDLLRRSEADLSGFMEKAKPIIEAVKTEGDAALVRFGQDFDGATSLTAATLKASEAEFDAAFDAVDTEVVNAIRHGIANIRSFHEEQKPAPMWFKEIKPGAFAGDRYTPIRSVALYVPRGKGAFPSVTMMTSVPAVVAEVPELAIFTPPTPDGGVDAATLVAARLAGVETVYKCGGAQAVAAAAFGTETVRPAHKIVGPGSPWVVAAKQLLSNVIDPGLPAGPSEAIIFADDTVHGGLAALDLLIEAEHGPDSSAYLVTHSKRVAEEALAALPDHWAKMTDLRVGFSRAVLCGNNGGIILTPGVEESYRFINDYAPEHLELLSKEPFQHLGHITEAAEILMGPHTPVCIGNFALGPNAVLPTSSGARTYGPLSVHDFVKCSSVGFVTRPAYAEMAKHSRVLARYEGFSSHENAVSEMRDPYLEG